A stretch of DNA from Actinomycetota bacterium:
AGTTCGCACCGTCCAGCCAAATGCTTTGTACTTTTCTTCAAGAACACTTGTGTCCATGATCTTAGCCGTTTCGCCATTGACTTGCAGCCCGTTTCTGTCAACTATTACAATCAGATTGTCAAGCTTGTGATGTCCGGCCGACATTATTGCTTCCCATAAGCTTCCTTCTGCGCTTTCACCGTCGCCAAGCATGACAAACACCCTGAAAGGTATATTATCCATTTTTGCTATATGCGCCATCCCCTGTCCTACAGAAAGGCCGTGGCCAAGTGAACCTGTGGGGAATTCTATGCCCGGAAGAGCTTTTTCATCCGGATGCATGGGAATTTTTGTATTAAATGAGTTATATGTCCAGAGCACTTCCTCATCAAAATAGCCCTGATCTGCAAGAGTAGTATAAAGCGCCATGCATTTGTGGCCGGCAGACAGAATAAATCTGTCCCTTTTTTCCCATTTGGGTTCATTAGGTTTGTGGTTCAATACCTTGTTGTAAAGAACAGTCATAATATCAAGGCTTGAGAAAGCCCCGCCGATATGTGCCTCCCCAAGACGCATCATCTTAAGAATGTTCTTTCTGCATTTGTAAGATCTTTCTGTAAGCTGTTTTATTTCAGCTCTATCCAGAACAACTGTCATAATCATCCTTACCTTTGTTAATAATTAATAAATACTATATAAATATTTTGTCAAATATAAATATAAGCATGTTTTGAAATGCCGGACTTATATTTTATCTAAATATGTGATTTAATAAAAGATTT
This window harbors:
- a CDS encoding transketolase — protein: MTVVLDRAEIKQLTERSYKCRKNILKMMRLGEAHIGGAFSSLDIMTVLYNKVLNHKPNEPKWEKRDRFILSAGHKCMALYTTLADQGYFDEEVLWTYNSFNTKIPMHPDEKALPGIEFPTGSLGHGLSVGQGMAHIAKMDNIPFRVFVMLGDGESAEGSLWEAIMSAGHHKLDNLIVIVDRNGLQVNGETAKIMDTSVLEEKYKAFGWTVRTIDGHDFNQIYDALSSVPFVKGKPSAIIADTIKCKGLSFAERKFEFHHWHFKENEVDGAIENVENSCREELVRVEK